From Streptomyces cyaneogriseus subsp. noncyanogenus, the proteins below share one genomic window:
- the phoU gene encoding phosphate signaling complex protein PhoU — MRDAYHEELDSIGDGLVEMARLVGSAIGRATTAILDSDLKLAEHVIEADAKVDQLQHDLEARAIALLARQQPVATDLRIVVTSLRMSADLERSGDLAQHVAKLARLRYPERAVPHDLHATILEMGQLAQRLMAKAAEVIITKDVDLALQLEQDDDAMDLLHRTLFQHLMDDRWKHGIETAVDVTLLGRYYERYADHAVAVAKRVVYLVTGEHADELQADIQPDIQAVAGSEGA; from the coding sequence ATGCGGGACGCGTACCACGAGGAACTGGACTCGATCGGCGACGGTCTGGTGGAGATGGCCCGGCTGGTCGGGTCGGCGATCGGGCGCGCCACGACCGCCATCCTCGACTCCGACCTGAAGCTGGCGGAGCACGTGATCGAGGCCGACGCCAAGGTCGACCAGCTCCAGCACGACCTGGAGGCGCGGGCCATAGCCCTGCTGGCCCGGCAGCAGCCGGTGGCGACCGATCTGCGGATCGTCGTCACCTCCCTGCGCATGTCCGCCGACCTGGAGCGCTCCGGTGACCTCGCCCAGCACGTGGCGAAGCTGGCCCGGCTGCGCTACCCCGAGCGGGCGGTCCCGCACGACCTGCACGCCACCATTCTGGAGATGGGCCAGCTCGCGCAGCGGCTGATGGCGAAGGCGGCCGAGGTGATCATCACCAAGGACGTCGACCTGGCCCTCCAGCTCGAGCAGGACGACGACGCGATGGACCTCCTGCACCGCACCCTCTTCCAGCACCTGATGGACGACCGCTGGAAGCACGGCATCGAGACGGCCGTCGACGTGACCCTGCTGGGCCGCTACTACGAGCGGTACGCCGACCACGCCGTCGCGGTCGCCAAGCGGGTGGTGTACCTGGTGACGGGCGAGCACGCGGACGAGCTCCAGGCGGACATCCAGCCGGACATCCAGGCGGTGGCGGGGAGCGAAGGGGCCTGA